From Neospora caninum Liverpool complete genome, chromosome VIII, a single genomic window includes:
- a CDS encoding putative MORN repeat-containing protein, translated as MSTASTKSGSKQKVCAKQLGAPHSVNVCIIRNQLNMKAGVPRICWKAYVCFRRNRNCLLGELSFKFLQLGHEFRISVRTSCSNLMVMAETVPQLKDLDSNSENIVSPSDILPCGTMKFPDGGTYVGEYKLVEKDQIPEYVYHGKGSYTRGGYSCSGEWREGQFARGTIKFEGGDTFDGQVFNGLFHGWGRYTWADGEQSYEGTWSHGLMAGTGTLCVKAPVPLRLRLNEVSEASKMSSRPCQVVTGCFRRGRFHEAPGVQMVNLAEFTKTYVAEWREVAINTLRDLDTALKQGLDISGYIAGIGTGSLAAVASVSGAGTSKGVTKLTSEGNASVEPDSRARGAKKTNTRTTTRGLPGKQGSSTIAGFEAKQRACWASGEFGAEKFVAPPYPQVSDFHAEGISRLMGVVCGDISGSPAVPCEVRVPLSDAELGQLVTVDPSRVSNEGRKFGRGSGQIIEVTARMDGSNSLLASIAMVNCNHLTSVSAAASFQIIGLSLPSLQQLRRLK; from the coding sequence ATGTCAACAGCAAGTACAAAATCCGGTAGCAAACAAAAGGTCTGCGCGAAACAATTGGGGGCCCCACACTCTGTCAACGTGTGTATCATTCGAAACCAATTAAACATGAAAGCAGGTGTCCCTAGAATCTGTTGGAAAGCATATGTTTGCTTCCGGAGGAACAGAAACTGTCTCCTTGGCGAGCTTTCGTTCAAATTCCTTCAACTGGGCCATGAATTTCGAATTTCTGTGCGAACGTCTTGCAGTAACTTGATGGTGATGGCGGAAACCGTTCCACAGCTGAAGGATTTGGACAGCAACAGCGAAAACATCGTTAGTCCGTCGGATATTTTGCCCTGTGGTACGATGAAATTTCCCGACGGGGGTACATACGTTGGCGAGTACAAGCTTGTGGAGAAGGACCAAATCCCTGAATACGTATATCACGGAAAGGGCAGCTACACAAGGGGAGGCTACAGCTGCTCCGGGGAATGGCGGGAGGGGCAGTTTGCAAGAGGAACAATAAAGTTtgagggcggagacacgtTCGACGGGCAGGTGTTTAACGGACTCTTCCACGGTTGGGGCCGCTACACTTGGGCGGATGGTGAACAGTCCTACGAAGGAACGTGGAGTCATGGTCTCATGGCAGGGACAGGAACGTTGTGCGTCAAGGCGCCTGTGCCTCTGAGGCTCCGTCTTAATGAGGTATCTGAGGCATCAAAAATGTCTTCGCGGCCATGCCAAGTTGTCACAGGCTGCTTTCGTCGAGGCAGATTTCACGAGGCTCCAGGCGTCCAAATGGTTAACCTGGCCGAATTCACGAAAACGTATGTAGCCGAATGGCGGGAAGTAGCCATAAATACTCTACGTGACTTGGACACAGCCCTCAAGCAAGGACTAGATATATCTGGCTACATAGCCGGCATTGGGACAGGGTCATTGGCGGCAGTGGCGTCTGTTTCAGGTGCCGGGACCTCGAAAGGCGTCACGAAACTAACGTCCGAAGGAAATGCATCTGTTGAACCAGACTCTCGTGCGAGAggtgcgaagaaaacgaatACCCGAACCACGACCAGAGGCCTTCCTGGCAAGCAGGGATCCTCCACCATCGCGGGCTTTGAAGCCAAACAGCGAGCCTGCTGGGCCTCGGGCGAATTCGGCGCTGAGAAATTTGTCGCACCTCCTTACCCACAGGTATCCGATTTTCACGCTGAAGGGATTTCTCGTTTAATGGGCGTCGTGTGTGGCGACATCAGTGGCAGTCCTGCAGTACCATGTGAGGTGCGCGTCCCACTGTCAGATGCCGAACTGGGTCAGCTCGTGACAGTGGATCCATCACGAGTTTCTAACGAAGGACGAAAATTTGGCCGTGGCTCTGGACAGATTATAGAAGTGACAGCGCGCATGGATGGGTCAAATTCATTGTTAGCGTCAATCGCTATGGTAAACTGCAACCATCTCACATCAGTTTCTGCTGCGGCAAGTTTCCAAATCATAGGACTCTCTTTGCCCTCTCTACAGCAACTGCGCAGGTTAAAGTAA